One genomic region from Spirulina subsalsa PCC 9445 encodes:
- a CDS encoding efflux RND transporter periplasmic adaptor subunit, translated as MSYLRYWRVPVVLTALLLVIPSVGCSSSDSRSQSVAPASAQMGQDQPIAVNIATARTGNLETPVEYTGTTQPLRVVSLRSQVEGRLLSLNADVGDRVTQGQPLVRLDDSILITSVNQAQAELASLEAQIELERSKVGDARTALERAKIELQQAENDAARFAGLAKEGAIAQREAETAQTAVAVAQQAVRSAQERIRTEEKAVESALGRVGAQRSVVAQQQQRQSFAQLTSPITGVVLERISEPGDLVSAGGQVLKLGDFSQVRIVVPVSELDLGKLQLGQLVRVSLDAFPNEPFVGRLGRISPMADPTSRQVPVEVIIPNASGQIGSGLLARVTFEASQRPRVVVPEGALGNGGNGQEDEQRGELFVLRDMGTDDRATVESRQVFLGDRRDGKVEILSGLQPGERFVVNSERPLQNNSTVRLSILSDS; from the coding sequence ATGTCTTATTTAAGGTACTGGCGAGTTCCCGTTGTTCTCACCGCCCTTCTGTTGGTCATTCCCTCGGTAGGATGTAGTTCCAGTGACAGTCGCTCTCAGTCTGTTGCTCCGGCTTCTGCTCAGATGGGACAAGATCAACCCATTGCGGTTAATATTGCTACGGCACGGACGGGAAATCTGGAAACTCCGGTGGAATATACGGGGACGACGCAACCGTTGAGGGTGGTTTCTCTGCGTTCTCAAGTGGAGGGACGACTGTTAAGCCTCAATGCAGATGTTGGCGATCGCGTGACTCAAGGCCAACCCCTCGTTCGATTGGATGATAGTATCCTGATCACTAGCGTCAATCAAGCTCAAGCCGAGTTAGCCTCTCTAGAGGCGCAAATTGAACTCGAACGGTCAAAAGTCGGTGATGCGCGCACCGCTCTGGAACGGGCTAAAATCGAACTGCAACAGGCTGAAAATGATGCCGCACGTTTTGCCGGGTTGGCCAAGGAGGGCGCGATCGCCCAACGGGAGGCCGAAACAGCCCAAACGGCGGTAGCAGTAGCCCAGCAGGCGGTACGGTCGGCTCAAGAACGGATACGCACGGAGGAAAAGGCGGTTGAATCTGCCCTAGGACGGGTGGGAGCCCAGCGTTCGGTTGTAGCTCAACAACAGCAAAGACAGTCTTTTGCTCAACTGACTTCTCCCATTACTGGGGTAGTTTTAGAACGCATTAGTGAACCGGGGGATCTGGTTTCAGCCGGAGGTCAGGTGTTGAAGTTGGGGGATTTTAGTCAGGTGAGGATTGTTGTCCCTGTTTCAGAGTTAGATTTAGGGAAATTGCAACTGGGGCAACTGGTGCGAGTGAGTTTGGATGCTTTCCCCAATGAACCGTTTGTGGGACGTTTGGGGCGGATTTCCCCTATGGCAGATCCCACCTCCCGTCAAGTTCCGGTGGAGGTGATCATCCCCAATGCTTCGGGACAAATTGGTAGTGGATTATTAGCAAGAGTAACCTTTGAAGCCAGCCAACGCCCGCGGGTGGTTGTTCCTGAAGGGGCGTTAGGCAATGGAGGCAATGGTCAAGAGGATGAGCAACGGGGGGAATTATTTGTTCTGCGTGACATGGGAACAGATGACCGGGCAACGGTAGAATCCCGTCAGGTCTTTTTAGGCGATCGCCGGGATGGCAAGGTGGAAATTCTCTCCGGTTTACAACCGGGGGAGCGCTTTGTGGTCAATAGTGAACGGCCTTTACAAAACAATTCAACAGTTCGTTTGAGCATTCTTTCTGATTCTTGA
- a CDS encoding ExbD/TolR family protein, protein MRFKQQKPTASTEVNLVPMLDVMMSVLTFFIVVSLTFTAQRVSNVELPSTTGEGGEITTGNPTQLVIGLNRQGEIILAQSPVSEGEMLEEMRVFLENAPEGEVILKADRQLDYGLVAQLLLKMGEVGGSRVSLALDRRE, encoded by the coding sequence ATGCGCTTTAAACAACAAAAACCAACGGCTTCAACGGAGGTGAATTTAGTCCCGATGTTGGATGTTATGATGTCGGTTTTGACCTTTTTTATTGTGGTGTCGTTGACCTTTACAGCCCAGCGTGTGAGTAATGTAGAGTTACCCAGCACTACGGGGGAAGGAGGGGAAATCACGACGGGAAATCCCACTCAGTTGGTGATTGGCCTCAATCGGCAAGGGGAAATCATTCTCGCTCAAAGCCCTGTCTCGGAGGGGGAAATGTTGGAGGAAATGCGGGTATTTCTAGAAAATGCCCCGGAGGGAGAGGTGATTTTAAAGGCGGATCGTCAATTGGATTATGGCTTAGTGGCGCAATTATTATTAAAAATGGGGGAAGTGGGGGGAAGTCGAGTTTCTTTGGCACTGGATCGAAGGGAATAG
- a CDS encoding MotA/TolQ/ExbB proton channel family protein, producing the protein MLRLYDLFLKGGFIMYPLLILSVFTVACTLDRAWFWLRLLTQEDRIVHDVLAAARTNLQQAAEIAQFANYLPIGRFLFAPLSLKKATPETFRLALEAAGDKEFVKMRKGDKFLETVVAVAPLLGLLGTVTGLIQTFDNLNIGSGGTTAEATQAAAGISEALITTAAGMIVAIMALLVFRLSVTLQAQQIDYFSQVGSELELIYRQIWYEPTQEVYSPSFPPVETITERSDNRGRREGNAL; encoded by the coding sequence ATGCTTCGTCTCTACGATTTATTCTTGAAAGGGGGGTTTATTATGTACCCCCTGCTCATACTCTCTGTTTTCACCGTGGCTTGTACCTTAGATCGGGCTTGGTTTTGGCTGCGCTTATTAACCCAAGAAGATCGGATTGTCCATGATGTTTTAGCAGCTGCCCGCACCAATCTCCAACAGGCCGCAGAAATTGCCCAGTTTGCCAATTATTTACCGATTGGTCGTTTTTTATTTGCCCCTTTATCCCTCAAAAAAGCTACACCGGAAACCTTTCGCTTGGCATTAGAAGCAGCAGGAGATAAAGAATTTGTCAAGATGCGCAAGGGGGACAAATTCTTAGAAACGGTGGTCGCTGTGGCTCCCTTATTAGGACTATTAGGCACTGTGACCGGATTAATTCAAACCTTTGATAATCTCAATATCGGCAGTGGTGGCACTACAGCCGAAGCAACTCAAGCGGCAGCCGGGATTAGTGAGGCCTTAATCACCACCGCGGCCGGGATGATTGTGGCCATTATGGCCTTGTTGGTGTTTCGTCTTTCAGTAACTTTACAAGCCCAGCAAATTGATTATTTTTCCCAAGTGGGGAGCGAGTTGGAGTTAATTTATCGTCAAATTTGGTACGAACCCACTCAGGAGGTCTATTCTCCCTCTTTTCCACCTGTTGAGACTATAACGGAGCGTTCCGACAACAGAGGTAGGAGAGAAGGAAATGCGCTTTAA
- the rfbB gene encoding dTDP-glucose 4,6-dehydratase yields the protein MTRTLLITGGAGFIGSNFVHYWCKTYPGDRVIVLDALTYAGNLDNLKDLNTHPNYRFVQGNIRDRPLLDQLLASEQIDTLAHLAAESHVDRSILAPDTFIQTNINGTFTLLEAFRHHWVEHNTPDHYRFLHVSTDEVYGSLEPHDPPFSETTPYAPNSPYSASKAGSDHLVRAYYHTYQLPTLITNCSNNYGPYHFPEKLIPLICINILLGKPLPIYGDGQNVRDWLYVLDHCSALDRVIQQGKPGETYNIGGNNEVKNLDLVQMICERMDELAPSLPVRPSKELITFVKDRPGHDRRYAINAQKIATQLHWTPSVTLAEGLRATVQWYLDHPDWWQPLLSEEQGSRGAGEN from the coding sequence ATGACTCGTACTCTTCTTATTACTGGCGGGGCCGGTTTTATTGGCTCGAACTTTGTTCATTATTGGTGTAAAACCTATCCGGGCGATCGCGTGATTGTTCTCGATGCCCTCACCTACGCCGGAAACCTCGATAATCTCAAGGATCTCAACACCCACCCTAATTATCGCTTTGTACAGGGCAATATTCGCGATCGCCCCCTCCTAGACCAACTTCTCGCCAGCGAACAAATCGACACCCTCGCCCATCTCGCCGCCGAATCCCACGTAGACCGTTCCATCCTCGCCCCCGACACCTTCATTCAAACCAACATTAACGGCACCTTCACCCTCCTTGAAGCCTTCCGCCATCATTGGGTCGAACACAACACCCCCGACCACTACCGCTTCCTCCACGTCTCCACAGACGAAGTTTATGGCAGTTTAGAACCCCATGACCCCCCCTTTAGTGAAACCACCCCCTACGCCCCCAACAGCCCCTATTCCGCCTCAAAAGCGGGCAGTGATCACCTTGTCCGCGCCTATTACCACACCTATCAACTCCCCACCCTCATCACCAACTGTTCCAACAATTACGGCCCCTATCACTTCCCCGAAAAACTCATTCCCCTCATTTGTATCAACATCCTGCTGGGGAAACCCTTACCCATCTACGGCGATGGTCAAAATGTCCGCGACTGGCTCTATGTCTTGGATCACTGTAGCGCCCTTGACCGCGTGATTCAGCAAGGCAAACCGGGCGAAACCTACAATATCGGCGGCAACAACGAAGTGAAAAATCTGGATTTAGTGCAGATGATCTGTGAACGGATGGATGAACTCGCCCCCAGTTTGCCTGTGCGTCCTTCCAAGGAACTGATCACCTTCGTCAAAGACCGCCCCGGCCATGATCGTCGCTACGCCATCAACGCCCAAAAAATCGCTACCCAACTCCATTGGACTCCTTCCGTTACCCTAGCCGAAGGTCTACGCGCTACCGTGCAATGGTATTTAGATCACCCTGACTGGTGGCAACCGCTACTCTCGGAGGAGCAGGGGAGCAGGGGAGCAGGGGAGAATTGA
- the pheS gene encoding phenylalanine--tRNA ligase subunit alpha, with product MSEIEAQLTQLKQEATAAIAAVTTLDALEQLRVNYLGKKGQLSQILRGMGKLSAEERPRIGAIANEVKEALQYSLDQANSHLESAQIAAQLAAETLDVTMPGVSRPLGRIHPLNSIIDRVIEIFLGLGYTVAEGPEIESDYYNFEALNTPPDHPARDMQDTFYLPHDQLLLRTHTSSVQIRYMEQHDPPIRVIAPGRVYRRDTVDATHSAVFHQVELLAIDRGLTFTDLKGTLKEFVRQMFGEDLPMRFRASYFPFTEPSAEVDVQWKGKWLEVLGCGMVDPNVLKAVGYDPEVYTGFAAGLGVERFAMVLHQFDDIRRLYSSDLRLLQQF from the coding sequence ATGAGTGAAATTGAAGCGCAACTAACCCAACTGAAACAAGAAGCCACCGCCGCGATCGCCGCCGTCACCACCCTCGACGCTCTAGAACAACTGCGCGTCAATTATCTAGGGAAAAAAGGGCAACTGTCCCAAATCCTGCGCGGCATGGGCAAACTATCCGCCGAAGAACGCCCCCGCATTGGTGCGATCGCCAACGAAGTCAAAGAAGCCCTACAATACAGCCTTGACCAAGCCAACAGCCACCTTGAAAGCGCCCAAATTGCCGCCCAACTCGCCGCCGAAACCCTTGATGTCACCATGCCCGGTGTGAGTCGTCCCCTCGGTCGGATTCACCCCCTCAACAGCATCATTGACCGCGTGATAGAAATCTTTCTCGGTCTAGGCTACACCGTCGCCGAAGGCCCCGAAATTGAGAGCGACTACTACAACTTTGAAGCCCTCAACACCCCCCCTGACCACCCCGCCCGGGATATGCAGGACACCTTCTATCTGCCCCATGATCAACTCCTGCTGCGCACACACACCTCCTCCGTCCAAATCCGCTACATGGAACAGCATGATCCCCCCATTCGAGTGATTGCCCCCGGCCGCGTTTATCGTCGGGACACCGTAGACGCGACCCACTCCGCCGTTTTCCATCAAGTGGAATTATTAGCCATTGACCGAGGATTAACCTTTACCGACCTCAAAGGCACCCTGAAAGAGTTTGTTCGGCAAATGTTCGGCGAAGACCTCCCCATGCGCTTCCGCGCCAGTTATTTCCCCTTCACAGAACCTTCTGCGGAGGTTGATGTGCAGTGGAAAGGCAAATGGTTAGAGGTCTTAGGTTGTGGCATGGTAGACCCCAATGTATTAAAAGCCGTGGGCTATGATCCAGAAGTCTACACCGGATTTGCGGCCGGATTAGGGGTAGAACGCTTTGCGATGGTACTCCATCAATTTGATGATATTCGCCGTCTCTACAGTAGTGATTTGCGCCTCTTGCAACAGTTCTAA
- a CDS encoding response regulator transcription factor: protein MGLAKILIIEGNPHLRSLLGWHLQQAGYWVQQATGIAQARIILRDRQPTLVVIDSDLPDGDGLEMCRWLYRRKQSLTLMLSARNTQSDIVAGLKAGADDYLVKPFGVQEFMARVDALCRRLRLSSVPLYLIYGDLRIDLVQRRVEFEEEIIELTPQEFSLLYILAQAEGDALTRSELLERAWPNAIDNPRTIDTHVLSLRKKLEAHPRRPNIIQTVRNVGYRFNPEVLRHRVRTPPLPVQATAEA, encoded by the coding sequence GTGGGTTTAGCTAAGATTTTGATTATTGAGGGAAACCCTCATCTGCGATCGCTCTTAGGTTGGCATTTACAACAAGCCGGGTATTGGGTACAACAAGCGACTGGAATTGCCCAAGCCAGAATCATTCTGAGAGATCGTCAGCCCACCTTAGTCGTGATTGATTCTGATCTCCCTGACGGAGACGGACTAGAAATGTGCCGTTGGTTGTACCGACGGAAACAATCCTTGACCTTAATGCTCTCCGCTCGCAACACCCAGAGCGATATAGTCGCCGGATTAAAAGCCGGAGCCGATGACTACCTTGTTAAGCCCTTTGGAGTGCAGGAATTTATGGCGCGGGTGGATGCGCTTTGTCGTCGTCTGCGTTTGTCTTCCGTGCCGCTTTACCTAATTTATGGGGATCTGCGCATTGATTTAGTCCAGCGCCGCGTCGAATTTGAAGAAGAAATTATTGAGCTAACCCCCCAAGAATTTAGCCTGCTCTACATTTTAGCCCAAGCCGAAGGAGACGCCCTAACCCGTTCAGAACTCCTAGAACGCGCTTGGCCCAATGCCATCGACAATCCCCGCACCATTGACACCCACGTTCTTTCCCTGCGCAAGAAACTAGAAGCTCATCCTCGTCGCCCCAACATCATCCAAACCGTGCGCAATGTCGGGTATCGTTTCAACCCAGAAGTCTTGCGTCACAGAGTCCGAACCCCTCCCCTACCCGTTCAAGCAACGGCTGAAGCGTGA
- a CDS encoding DUF6761 family protein — MLTDTRSVRYYQRLTDALVELWRRGNRFSELQLYMDGYLACLRQSNALEPYLVHRLEEEVFRFLRDPSNFELAMVQPQTEPDYY; from the coding sequence ATGTTGACTGATACCCGTTCCGTCCGCTATTACCAACGCCTTACCGATGCTCTCGTGGAACTGTGGCGTAGGGGCAACCGTTTTAGTGAACTGCAACTCTATATGGATGGCTATTTAGCTTGCCTGCGTCAGAGTAACGCTTTGGAGCCTTACCTTGTCCATCGGTTGGAGGAGGAAGTGTTCCGCTTCTTAAGGGATCCGTCTAATTTTGAGTTGGCTATGGTTCAACCCCAAACAGAACCGGATTATTATTAG
- the grxD gene encoding Grx4 family monothiol glutaredoxin yields MTPEVKERIESIVKKDKIVVFMKGSKLMPQCGFSNNVVQILGTLGVPFETFDVLSDYDIRQGIKEYSNWPTIPQVYINGEFIGGSDIMIELYQNGELQEVVEVALAS; encoded by the coding sequence ATGACACCAGAAGTAAAAGAACGCATTGAAAGCATTGTCAAAAAAGATAAAATTGTTGTCTTTATGAAGGGGTCTAAACTCATGCCCCAGTGTGGTTTCTCTAATAATGTGGTGCAAATTTTAGGAACTTTAGGGGTTCCCTTTGAAACCTTTGATGTCTTGTCCGATTACGACATTCGCCAAGGGATTAAGGAGTATTCCAACTGGCCAACCATTCCCCAAGTCTATATCAATGGGGAGTTTATTGGGGGGTCAGATATTATGATTGAACTCTATCAAAATGGCGAACTGCAAGAAGTGGTAGAGGTTGCCCTCGCGTCCTAG
- a CDS encoding BolA family protein: protein MVSLEQVETMIKQQLPDAHVKVEDLTGGGDHLQATVVSAAFEGQTRVKQHQMVYGALKDAMASEAIHALALKTYTPEAWKAIS, encoded by the coding sequence ATGGTTAGCCTAGAGCAAGTGGAAACCATGATTAAACAACAGTTGCCCGATGCTCACGTCAAGGTTGAAGATTTGACCGGGGGTGGAGATCATCTACAAGCAACTGTTGTTTCCGCCGCCTTTGAGGGGCAAACTCGGGTCAAACAGCACCAGATGGTCTATGGCGCACTGAAAGACGCTATGGCCTCAGAAGCTATTCACGCCCTCGCCCTCAAAACTTATACCCCTGAAGCTTGGAAGGCCATTAGTTAA
- a CDS encoding M48 family metallopeptidase, with amino-acid sequence MFKQLSHWLWRSKPRWLYGVLTLVTAFSLWVITPQAVQARSWLELLIRGAQVLQLSNISDRQEVAIGQQINEQLGVQLRRRGTPLIANNRMLNAYVNELGNTLVQGSERPNIPYTFQVVADRDVNAFATMGGFVYLNAGLLLLADNEAELASVVAHEIGHITARHAIRQMRSQAITQGLLSAAGLQQDQAVQIGVELALNRPNSREDELEADRLGLAMLRRANYEPTAMISFMQKLQRQGGQIPTFLSTHPATGDRIRLLQEMLRQNPPTETEVRGVATEPYQATIRQLLR; translated from the coding sequence ATGTTTAAGCAACTCTCCCACTGGCTTTGGCGCTCTAAACCCCGTTGGTTGTATGGTGTCTTAACCCTCGTGACAGCATTCAGCTTATGGGTGATCACTCCTCAAGCGGTACAAGCGCGCTCTTGGCTAGAATTATTAATCCGAGGGGCGCAAGTCTTGCAACTCTCCAATATATCCGATCGTCAAGAGGTGGCGATTGGACAACAAATCAACGAGCAACTGGGGGTTCAACTGCGCCGTCGTGGTACCCCTTTAATAGCAAACAATCGAATGCTCAACGCCTATGTGAATGAGTTGGGCAACACTTTAGTCCAAGGCAGTGAACGGCCGAATATTCCCTATACGTTCCAAGTGGTGGCCGATCGAGATGTGAATGCTTTTGCCACGATGGGAGGGTTTGTTTATCTCAATGCGGGATTGTTATTGCTGGCGGATAATGAGGCGGAATTAGCCAGTGTTGTGGCTCACGAAATTGGTCATATTACAGCCCGTCATGCCATTCGACAAATGCGATCGCAAGCCATTACTCAAGGGTTACTCTCTGCGGCAGGTTTACAGCAAGATCAGGCGGTACAAATCGGGGTAGAGTTGGCACTGAATCGCCCCAATAGCCGAGAGGATGAACTGGAGGCGGATCGTTTAGGTTTAGCCATGTTGCGTCGTGCCAATTATGAACCTACGGCGATGATTTCCTTTATGCAGAAGTTACAGCGACAAGGGGGACAGATTCCCACCTTTTTGAGTACCCACCCGGCAACAGGCGATCGCATTCGTCTGTTACAGGAAATGCTCCGACAAAACCCACCCACAGAAACCGAAGTCCGAGGAGTGGCAACAGAACCCTATCAAGCCACGATTCGTCAATTACTGCGCTAA
- a CDS encoding SLC13 family permease, which produces MDNLHALITTSTFFIVILAIVSEKLHLMIAAFLGALVLVFTHVMTLTEAIGYISHSYSTLALFFGIMVLVRAFEPTQIFSYLAGQMVKLSRGSGKLLLLGIVAITTPICAVLPNATTVMLLAPLIPPLAQDIGVDFVPLLILMVLVSNSAGLLTLIGDPATFIVGDGINITFVQYLQRLSLGGVLAVLTITCLLPVLFPKIWKAQFKGHETLKLPTINHPKVLAVGSVIVVFVLTLFVIGESLPIPMQPAAVALLGAGLALLLAHQTKIDTVNNIMKDVDWTTLIFFMSTFVLIGGLEKTGVVRHISLLLAAILGQNIVLGCLLLMILVALLSSVVPNIPLVVAMVPLLKEYLFNIDLISADMLNPNFSGQLPPVVLPLFYAMMFGATLGGNGTLVGASANIVGAGVAELHGGKISFHRFLRYGMPVMAVQVMVSLVFIVVVFLR; this is translated from the coding sequence ATGGACAATCTTCACGCTTTAATCACAACTAGCACCTTTTTTATTGTCATTTTGGCGATTGTATCCGAAAAACTTCACCTAATGATTGCCGCCTTTTTAGGCGCATTAGTGTTAGTTTTTACCCATGTTATGACCTTAACCGAAGCCATCGGCTATATTAGTCATAGCTACTCAACTCTTGCCTTATTTTTTGGCATTATGGTTTTAGTCCGCGCCTTTGAACCGACCCAAATTTTTAGTTACTTAGCCGGACAAATGGTTAAACTTTCCCGGGGAAGTGGCAAGCTTTTACTCCTCGGAATTGTCGCCATTACTACTCCCATTTGTGCGGTTTTACCCAATGCTACAACCGTGATGTTACTCGCTCCACTCATTCCACCTCTTGCCCAAGATATTGGCGTTGATTTTGTTCCCCTACTGATTTTAATGGTGCTAGTGTCGAATAGTGCAGGACTGCTAACACTCATTGGAGATCCCGCAACCTTTATTGTCGGCGATGGTATTAATATTACCTTTGTTCAATATCTCCAGCGTTTGAGTTTAGGGGGAGTCCTGGCTGTCTTAACTATTACTTGTTTACTACCCGTTTTATTTCCTAAAATTTGGAAGGCTCAATTTAAAGGACATGAAACCCTCAAACTTCCCACGATTAATCATCCTAAAGTTTTAGCGGTTGGTTCGGTGATTGTGGTCTTCGTGTTAACCTTATTCGTTATCGGTGAGTCTTTGCCCATTCCCATGCAGCCCGCCGCCGTGGCGTTATTAGGGGCAGGATTGGCACTATTGCTCGCCCATCAGACGAAAATTGACACGGTAAATAATATTATGAAAGATGTCGATTGGACAACTTTGATTTTTTTTATGTCTACCTTTGTCTTGATTGGAGGGTTAGAAAAAACCGGAGTAGTGCGACACATTTCTCTGCTTTTGGCAGCGATTTTAGGGCAAAATATTGTTTTAGGGTGTCTTTTATTGATGATCTTAGTGGCGCTGCTGTCTAGTGTTGTGCCGAATATTCCCCTAGTAGTAGCGATGGTTCCCTTGCTAAAAGAATATTTATTTAATATTGATTTGATCTCAGCCGATATGCTCAATCCGAACTTTTCAGGTCAACTGCCTCCTGTGGTTTTGCCTCTGTTTTATGCCATGATGTTTGGGGCAACCTTGGGGGGGAATGGAACCTTAGTCGGGGCTTCCGCCAATATTGTGGGGGCAGGTGTGGCAGAATTGCATGGGGGGAAAATCTCCTTTCACCGCTTTTTACGCTACGGAATGCCTGTCATGGCTGTGCAGGTGATGGTGAGTCTGGTGTTTATTGTGGTGGTGTTTTTGCGCTGA